A window of Maniola hyperantus chromosome 17, iAphHyp1.2, whole genome shotgun sequence genomic DNA:
gtgtagtccaagttgatgaagtcgcgagcataagctagtaacttatacaacgttagttttaattaacgcaaaaaccgaaacacgtgtcgaatatttttacataaagaacataataattatatacaatatTTAACGTAGTTATAAGCTTGTTATGTTGAGTCGTTATtatcgcaaaaacatggtcaccccaagctagtggctgtgagcgaacgagacggctggcgtcgatcgtgcgcgctacCGCTTGCACGgttcgaatcagctggtgcatgcggtcattcaattAGGTGTCCAAatttgcaggattttaaagtattttttggtcaaaacacgttgtaaaaatgattgcaatcgattctgttactgactctgaacaaactactttcaggtttttcgtgtactaaaactaacgttgtatagaaGTCGTGTATGCGCACGGAGTCGCGGACTTATATAGATATAAAGAATACGCCTTCTCCAACGTCGATATCAGATGTTTAATTCAATACACTCTTAAATACTTACGAGATAACTCATTGAAACACCATGTAATACTTCTTTAACACATTTATGCTCATTGAAACACATGAAATACTTCTTTTACATCTTTATCACCACTTACAACAATACTTCACACTTTTTGAGATTACCTCCCAGCTCTAAAGCTTCAAAcgaactaattttataaaacgcCATTTATGCCGACCAAATGTCACGtttctttttttcattcattccaCCGAAAAATGCAAAGTGTATGCCATTGGTCTGAATCGAAAACAACCCACCAATAACAGCCTCTTTGAAATTTCATCCAATGAGATTATTCCTAAATCTTAATGCAGTTGTAAAAAGTATGTGATTTGACTAaaacgataaattattatttgaaaatcatgacatataatatataaaaaatacattcGTCGCCGTCGAAATTTTTATCAACGTTAGTGCGATATACAGTATTAAAGGTAATATGTACTAAGCCTACGGAACGCAAGCAGTCATTCAACATCATCGCAACAATTCAATCGAAGCAGATTACTTGCATAATGCGCTTACAAATCCAATAGTCATTGTGGGAAACCGGTTTATAACAAGATGACCGATATGCCTAAGATAAGAGGACATGAAAGAGGAAGAAAACACCAGCTTTACTTTaaggttttattatattaaactttttgtataaaaaatcacttatctatcacctacctacgtatagtttgcgacaggtcgacatagcacgtcacccacgctatcccgcactgggttagctaCCTAGATATAAACTGgggtaactatacctacctagatataaaaatatatctatacttctatctATGTATCACAGCCATTGTGCTATAAGAGATGTAAAGGGGAAAACCAAATTCCTTAAAAAGAAGAAGTGTGAATAGTCCCTTCAAGGCAGGTGCGCCCCATCATCTCCTgttgtgattgcagtcaagcgaaagcctatttaaaaaaccggccaagtgcgagtcaggctcgcgcaatgagggttccgtactacagtcgtattttttcgacattttgcaggataattcaaaaactatgatacattaaaataaataaaaatctgttttagaatgcacaggtgaagacctttcatatgataccccacttgatatagttatcttacttagaaaattgaaaataataattattagttcatgaccacaatttaatttttttgtgtgatgtaagcctaaattcacggttttcagatttttcctcatatgtcagctataagatctatctaactgctaaatttcatgattctaggtgaacgggaagtacactgtaggtttgtgggcagacagacggatagacagacagacagactgacaacaaagtgatcctataagggttccgtttgtccttttgaggtacggaaccctaaaaataggtttTTTCTCTCTAAAGAAGACCCCCACGAAGAAGAAACGAAGCTGAGCGGGTCAGTTGGTCAATAAACGTGTTCTCGTAGGTCAGTCTACAGCATAGCCCAAACATTTCATGTCTTCATCGAATTGCTTGTTTTTGTACTGCTTGATTTTATGAAGCCAATCTCTGAGCGAGACGGGTTGTCGATGCCCACCGTATCGTTTTGGTAGGCATTCTGGATCTATGTACCTGGAACaatgaaatcagtacccttattataaatgcgaaagtgtgtttgtttgttggtttgtccttcaattacgtcgcaacggtgcaacggatttacgtgattttttgcatgggtatagataaagacccggagagtgacataggctttttatccaggaaaatcaaagagttcccacgggatttttaaaaaacctaataaatccacgcggtcgcgggcatcatctagtctactCGTGTGATCTAGTCACCCATAACTCGGAGAGCACAGCCGTAAAGAGCTTCTGAGACGGCCAACTTGCTTGGAcagcttgacgtcaagcacaaTTCTTGCTTGTGAACGTTTTCGTGCTTGgcggtgattgatgcgattttacatttttgcttgacgcgacgttcggacagtgttcgagataatatgagaaaagtgccgtaCGCTTGATCAAGTTGCTTGATGAGCGCATCAAGCTCATATCAAGCTGCTTGCTGCAAAACAAAACTGCGTGCTTGACCTCAAGCCGCTTGACTGTCTCGGCAGCTACTCATATGCATAATAAGGACttgtaagtttaattaaaaGGGAACTGACACGCAGCAATgaggataaataaataacaacgcAGTTAGTTTAGTTAAAAAATGACATTTACGGAATTCAACGCGTCATTCGAAAAATTATTCTACTACCAGGTACTCATAAATTTAAATTGTACTCGCATACCTATGCAATGACGTGAAATCGTATCCGTGGAAGTGAACCCTCTCCCACAACTCGTCCGTTGGTGCGAACCGCTTGAACACGGAGAACAGCTTTTCGAAGAGCCGTGAGCAATTTATGATGTGCATTCCACGCTGGTGGATTGGAAACGCGAACTGGAATAATGTTAAAAACTAGAATCTGGCCAACGAAAGTAGACTCCAAAAGCGCagcaaaatgttttttttttgcatttgccGCTCTTTCCAGCCTCTTCTTTCGTtccagttcttgcaattcacgaaggcgtgTGAACTTAACTTGTGGTTAggtcttcttcttcattctgggctggtttcctcacttaaacgtttccgtctgttgtgcgtgcgtgcgtgcgtgcgtgtggTTAGGTCTTATACATGggcaatcagtcgcgagcaagcgttcgcaaacgcacacatttacctTACTTATGAgtcactcgccctcgtgaaatgccaGACTATTACTTAATCAAAATTATTGTGTAGGTCTACTTTGACACTCCGAAGTCGGAACCACCAAATTATTCCAATGTTCGGAAGTCGGAACATGCTCTGAATGCCAATGTTCACGGTTTCTGGCTGTTCTGTGGTAGAAAATCGTATTGGGAAAGCTATGATAACATACCCCCACAACGTTGATGATCTGCATGATAACAGACGGTGTCAGCTGACGCAGGTGTTTCAACGTGATGCCCTCACAATCCAGCAACGCAGTGCCCCCTAGCACTTGGAGCTTCGGCTGCATGATGCCCACTTCAAGGAAGATAAGGCAACCGCGCACTAGATCTTCGACGGGGACGAAATCTGGATCCCATAGAGCTATTTGGTAAAGACAGGAATATTTAAgcagatgggccatgaaaaggtaataaagagacagacacacattcgcacttataatatttatagtatggataaggatatgggtatagaatatagaatCTGACGCTCTATATTGCTTTGTACAATATACAGGGTgtgaccagaacgctagcaaaaaattagcattattgttatactacttaaacacaatcgaataccaataatcatttgcctaattttgtagttgtagtgatttagtatttttcgaacccgcaaaactcggatcaatgccccgcttacgacgcggcattgactccgagacGCCTAACTCAACTTTCGTTtgcctctagcgtcagtcagatgtttaatttgcaatacaatacaTCATCACCATGAGAAATTTCCGAATCTCCACGGCCAAAGAGTTCAATACATtgtagcatcaggattgaggagttgtgatccgaagttcaatgatgtagtctatgcttggtacctaaaataacaCTGCACCACCCAGCACCctcagttcctgaatcactatagtttaggagtgctgtagtctacatcatcagggctgaggagttgggacttggtacacttcctgaatcttggtaa
This region includes:
- the LOC117989923 gene encoding alpha-tocopherol transfer protein-like isoform X1, encoding MSPFQEIAFKAELDRHVDPECEYQASILCEEDPDTRARAVEKLRNMTYEREECVPPRMDDAFLLRFLRARRFIPARAHRLMVRYCTFREQNPHLWRDVCWYGLSRLGNIFEGVLFDRPDVGRLIICRIALWDPDFVPVEDLVRGCLIFLEVGIMQPKLQVLGGTALLDCEGITLKHLRQLTPSVIMQIINVVGFAFPIHQRGMHIINCSRLFEKLFSVFKRFAPTDELWERVHFHGYDFTSLHRYIDPECLPKRYGGHRQPVSLRDWLHKIKQYKNKQFDEDMKCLGYAVD
- the LOC117989923 gene encoding alpha-tocopherol transfer protein-like isoform X2, which translates into the protein MDDAFLLRFLRARRFIPARAHRLMVRYCTFREQNPHLWRDVCWYGLSRLGNIFEGVLFDRPDVGRLIICRIALWDPDFVPVEDLVRGCLIFLEVGIMQPKLQVLGGTALLDCEGITLKHLRQLTPSVIMQIINVVGFAFPIHQRGMHIINCSRLFEKLFSVFKRFAPTDELWERVHFHGYDFTSLHRYIDPECLPKRYGGHRQPVSLRDWLHKIKQYKNKQFDEDMKCLGYAVD